ccttgtttAGCtagtctgcccttgctggggggcccccaaaaaaatttcaccggggcccaaacctgctctcggcggccctgctgACAATGCCTGGGTGGTTCTGGGTGACGCTCGAGGATGCAGCGATAGTGACAGTGGGTGACACTGAGTGAGGACCCTGGggtagatccacaaagggacttaggctcctCAAGTGGCAGTTAATCATCTAAGTCCAACATTTCGATACTGCTGGGATCCTCAACACCCACTCCCAGCTGCCActtaaccctgtaggtgcctaacaTCAAGGACatctggagctgcacagagcaggaTTTTGGCTGGTAGTGCATCTGTTATACCCACTAGCTACAGCTCTCTGCccggatgtgggaaacccagaaTTCTGCTTGATCTGGACCTGGGGATTGCACCCAGTGCCCCCAACCCTGAGCTATTGAGTCGTGTAGGggaaatctctcctgttgaaactgtgcCACTTTGTGTCATAATTAAACAATGAAACAGTTTGAGACTGAGATCAAAGTGTCTCCTCCTTGCCCTGCAATGAAAAGAGTTTGACACAAAGTGCCAGACTGTTTCATTACAGCACAAACCGGAGACGCGTTGATCTCGAAAAGAAAAGACGACCAGAAGTTTCAAGCATAGActcgtagattccaaggccagaagggaccattgtcatcatctagtccagtggttctcaaactgggggtcagaaccCCGAAGTGGTCGTGACCCCAttgtaatggggtcaccagggcggGCGTTAGACTCGCTGGGTCCCAGGGCCGAAGCCCAAACCCCACAGCCTGGGGCCGAAGCCTGAGGAGCTCAGCCCTGGGTGACGGGTCTCAGGCTTTGcaccccctggggtggggaggctggggagggctCAGGTTTCGGTCCTCCCACCTGGAAGTAACATTTGTTATCacaagggggtcgcagtgcaatgaagtttgagaaccgctgagctagtctgacctcctgtaggacacaggccagagagctgcccaaattaattcccagagcagatcttttggaaaaacatcccatcttgatttcaaaatggtcagtgatggagaatccaccatgacccttggtaaatggttccactagttaattaccctcactggtaaaaatgtacatcttatttctaatctgaatttgtctagcttcaagttCCATCACATTATATTTCTCTGCTAGATCAAAGAgcccattatgaaatatttgtttcccacacAGAaaattacagactgtgatcaactcaccccttaaccgtctctttgttcagctaaatagCTCTAGCGCTTTGAGTCTATCGCTGTACAACAGGTTTTTTAATCCTCCGATCATTCTcctgactcttctctgaaccctctgcagttTATCAACAGTGTTTTTGATCAGCACAAAGTAGCAGCTGCCCTTAATcaattataaaaattaaaataaaatcacagaATATTTCAACGTATTATGACACGGCATGAAACAATGTACAAAATAATACCAATCCTATAAAAATAAGAATCCATAaataaaattcaaagtgaaattttgaaatgttcagaGCTGAACATTTTCCACAATAAAAAAAACTTGTTATTCTGGAACTTTTTTTCTGTGAGAATGTGTCAAACTTGACACGGTTTCATGAGAACATTTTGTTGAAACAGCTTTTCTGCTAGAAAACAGTTTTGAGGAAAATGTTCTGCCCAGCTCTCTTTGTTAAATATTGAGAAAGGCTCCGGATGGGATCACCGATAGTGCCTAACTCAGTGAGATTTGTATCCTCTCTGAGCTGTTATAAGCACACACGTTCCCTGGGGCTAAGGATCATTAATGCTGTGTCTCACCACATCTCTCTCCAGACGGCTCCGGCTGCAAACTCTGCCCCATGGACTGGCTGTCACGCAGGGGAAAGTGTTACTGGTTTTCCAAAGACAGCAAAAACTGGACCGAGAGCCGTGCTGACTGCTCAGCGAAGAGCTCTCGAAAGCTAGTGCTCCAGGACCAGGAGGAGATGGTAACGTAAAACAGAGGGTCCTAGACTTCTGCTGGAGGGGTCACTGGTTACATGGTACCAGATGTGCAAGAGGTGAAGGAGATTTCTTACTGAGGATGCTAATGCAGCATAACGGCTGGCGTAGCTCCCACACGCTTTGCTCCCCATCctcaacggggggggggggggggggagagccaggAGAGCCCCAACTCCGTCTGTCCCCACTGCCTCTGCTTATTCTTCCCCCTGCCTCATGCTGATTTATGCCCCTTCCCCATCAGGATCCAAGCACGGGGAACAGCAGGGCGAGAGGCAGGGAGGTATATTAACTGCTCTGGgtgtgattttcagaagcacaaaAGAGAGCTAGAAGCATAAGTCCCTGTCAATGGGGTAACAAGTGACTGTCACTTCTGCTCCTAATTCCCCTAGACACTTACCATTCCCACCCTATGTCATCTGGCCCTGAGCCCCATTTACATTAGCAAAAATAaatgaggagttcttgtggcaccttagagactaacaaatttgtttgggcataagctttcgtgggctaaaacccacttcattgcatacatgcagtggaagatacagtaggaaaatatatatacacagagaacatgaaaaaatgggtgttgctatACCAACTGTAATGAGTATGgcaaaacccatttttttcatgttttctgtgtgtatatatatatatcttcttactgtattttccactccatgcatccgatgaagtgggttttagcccacaaaagcttatgcccaaataaatttgttagtctctaaggtgccacaaggactcctcgttctttttgctgatacagactaacacagctacccctctgaaaactattgtgacaaagttcctcctctaccttggtgggtcctgcacttattggcagatttactcacctcagtgatcttcccctctggtagaacccacagtccgggtcaactccccctgtgtctgatcaggagttgggaggtttgggaggaacctgggcccaccctctactcaggttccagcccagggccctgtggatcgcagctgtctatagggCCTCCTGGAAcagttgcgcgacagctacaactccctgggatacttccccatggcctcctccaaacaccttctttatcctcaccacaggatcttcctcctggtgtctgataacacttgtactcctcagtcctccaacaGCAgcactcactctcagctccttgcacctcttgctcctagctcctcacacacacctcactgactaactgagaggcttttaactagttccagccagcccttgattggcttcaggtgtcccaatcactCTAGCtagctccactgccttctagaaggatcttaattggccccaggtatcTTGATTAACCTgaagcaactgccatttggttaccatggtaccagggatgtgtttagcctggggctaacagacctgttcctcagtactttactgtagccatcttgccttgccccatcacactatTTACATGAGCACGCTCACTACTGCTGCTACACAGATGGTAGAAATGCTGGGACATCATAACTACAAAAGAAATtctagtgtagatgaggcctaAATACTCAAGTGTCTGTTGGAGAACAGTCTGTCCAGTTTGCTGGCTGAAGCCAAGAACCCTAGAGCTCTGGCAGGTTGTCTTCACCCTCTGTCTTCACCACGCAGGAGTTCATACAGAATGTCACACGGGATAAATATCACGTTTGGCTCGGGCTCAGTGTTACATCTGCAGAGAAGAACTGGACCTGGGTGGACAACTCCGTGTTAGACCAAACTCTGTGAGTGTTGCCTGGTGgttgctattttattttttttaagcacatgTAATGGCACCATCTGGTTTAGCTATTCATAGACCTTGAACACATGCAGCCATGTATCTAAACAAACCAAACTGCAAGATTCCTTcagctccagggccagctccatgAATGCAGAGACTCTAGGAACTACAACAGTGAATTTTTGTCAGTGACCAGTAAattcattggaaaaaataatgcatttttcGGGGCAATGAAACTATTGGTGAAATCATCCCAAATTAGCAAATAGTTTTGGCTGCCAATTTCCACCCCCAAAAATGTAAAAATGGTTTGCTTGATTGTTTGAAATGCAGTGTtgcaacttttcattttgaaatgatgctttgtttcaaaatttagtgatgtatattaaaaaaagatgtaaaagttcccaaaacaaaacaaaaatatttatatcttTGCATTTCATTTAATGTAGGGGATGTTTTTCGACTCataatgttgttttttttcctattcAGTTTTTCATTCCAGAAAGAAAAACCTAGGGggaaaaatcagttttggtttgAACCAAACAaattttttattacttttttattttatttttcggTTCAGCTCCcgaactgaaaaaaatcaattatttgcttaGCTCTAGTAGCAGCCTCATAAGCCTCTATCTATGGTGTAGCCCAGGGCTCTCAAACACACAGCCtgtgggccgcatgtggccctcAAGGTTATTCTCTGCGGCCCGCGAGGtcctcgcgcccccccccccccgccttcccccagCGTTTACCTAGAGCAGCTCTGGCCGGCATGCACCGGGGGCAGGGaaggctccctgccctgccctgtgctgctccgGGACAAGGAAAGAAcgtgggggaagagaggtgcaggggggggagtgttgatgttgcttcagacaccgcccccagcagctcccattggccgcggttccccgttcccggccaatgggagatgctgggggcggtgcctgaagcaacagtaacacacacccctgtgccccaTCTCCGCCACATTCCAGCCACTTCCCGGAATGGAGCGGGGGCAGAGCGGGTAGGCAAGGAGCCTTCCCTGCCCCCGGTGCATGCTGGGCCAGAGCCTGCCCCTCAAACCCTTCCTGCagtcgaaccccctgccctgagccccctgctgcaccccgcacccctcctgcaccccaaccccctgccctgagctccttaccacaccccaacccccgccgtaccctgcaccctgagccccctgctgcacccctcacccctcctgcaccccacaccccaacccactgccctgagccccctgccacacccctcctgcaccccaaccccctgccgcacccctcatccctcctgcaccccacagcccaactccctgccctgaccccctgccacaccccacacccctcctgcaccccctaggggcagggagggggtggagttggggtgaggatttcagggaaggggttggaatgggggcagggaaggggtgggaagaggcgaggcagggggcaggggcctcatggaaggggtggagtgggggcagggccgagggcagcagtggggaggtgtcagtaatgtggccctcgggccaatgtactagtcctcatgtggccctcgtggtcatttgagtttgagacctgTGATGTAGCCATTAGATGGGAGGAAAGAGCGACCCTGTGCTAGCATGGATTATACAGAGCTCCATTCAAACTGCCCATTGGATTAGATTGAAGATCCCACTACTCTAGGTTCCTGTCATTTAATCTAAACACAATAAGGACAAATTGGTCCCTGATGTAATCAACTCCATTGATTTTGGCAGAGTTACAGAGGCTCTGAATTTGGCTCATTGGCTTCCTGTCTCCTCTGTTTTACAGGTTCCCAGTAACGGGTCCTGTCGACGTGAACAGCTGCGGGTTGATAAAAGGGAATCGGAttcactctgaaacctgcagTGCTGAATTCAAATGGATTTGCCAGAAGGAAGCTGTGCTGCTCTAAACAGTGGCATTAGAGACACTCGTTCCTGTAACAGACCAGTACACTGCCTTGGGTTTCAGTCTTCAGGCCAGACTTCCAGGCGCGGATGTGCCTGCGGAGACATGTACGTGCATCCTCAGACCAGCTATTGGTATCTTCAGCTCGGGTACATGCATGTGCAAATCAGGCCCAAGAGCAAAGGAGCATCTCATGGATGTAAACACTGCACCAGTGACTCTGATCCAGCAAGAACACGCCACTTCCTCCCTCTGtatcccctccccctgtatccccTTCCACCATCACTGATTCCCTggctccatcccttcctccttcacCCCTTTCTCTTCACCCCCAATGCCTCTTCTGCTTTCTGCCTCTCAGGCCAATACTTCAATTCCCTTGTTCTCCACCTAGCTCAGTGGgaggcagtgatttccctacaccccccctgaatttccccaacacctccccgcacccagttttgtgagctagttacataccaatttactgactgtttggaaatctgaatttaaactgaaacattaatacacactttaaaagcttatacagtgtatgataaaatatgtgtatctgaaaaagtataatagatttgaaaagtatgaacatagactagcttccttgcttccttatacagctgttttttatgatgtcagtgcattcattttggtgatgttggccaacctaataatttcaaatgatgatttgtaagcaaagtctaaatgagctctccctgacagctagtgatgagctggggctgcggggaaAGGTTTCAGAGCCAGATTataagtttattagagaatatttgaaaataaacgaTAAAGTGTTTGAAGCGTTAGTTATTGtgtttacattcacacctaatctacctaggtatccagcaaacagagctgtgttgtccaagtgatagattttggctggggttgggtaacaaaccacttgaatgtggtgggaaggggggatgaaatgttgttcttattgtatgagtaaagggcagtagaacttaCTTaacctgtgatgatttgaaggcatcaagagagagggtggggacctgtccctctccactgtttaaagacagagctgattaggctccatagatagtcttttgttctgttaagtgaccactgcagctgaaatcactgacagtCAGGtttaagtgcttagtcctgttgtggggacagtgttcctgtggatacagtgtttttgtgtaaggctgtggctacacttagcacttcaaagcgctgccgcggcagagctttgaagcgctaagtgtagtcaaagcgccaggagagagctctcccagcgctgtccgtactccacctccctgtggggaataacggacagcgctgggagccgcgctcccagcgctggggctttgaccacactggcgctttgcagcgccacaatttgcatcgctgg
The sequence above is a segment of the Mauremys mutica isolate MM-2020 ecotype Southern chromosome 12, ASM2049712v1, whole genome shotgun sequence genome. Coding sequences within it:
- the LOC123344969 gene encoding killer cell lectin-like receptor subfamily F member 1 — protein: MEDEEGYTVLNLRRQEKTTPRPSPGRIQDSPLSSQCYKRMLGILGAVCIILTLAVIILTVLVFQGRSLQTDTGTVSSVPESSGVAQRHSPGRECNRSLEDLVSRLKQSLCHSAQSPSADGSGCKLCPMDWLSRRGKCYWFSKDSKNWTESRADCSAKSSRKLVLQDQEEMEFIQNVTRDKYHVWLGLSVTSAEKNWTWVDNSVLDQTLFPVTGPVDVNSCGLIKGNRIHSETCSAEFKWICQKEAVLL